From Streptomyces asiaticus, one genomic window encodes:
- a CDS encoding hydroxyacid-oxoacid transhydrogenase produces the protein MSSTVPARPESVFTYGAPALKFGPGASDEIGFDLSQHGARRVLVITDAGVAATGAPHRIAERMTAFGIEAHVFDGAHVEPTDVSLREAVDHARASGPWDAFVAVGGGSSIDTAKAVNLLSTNPGTLMDYINAPVGRALAPENPLKPLVAVPTTTGTGSESTTICVLDVLELKVKTGISHARLRPTLAVIDPDLTFTLPAGVTAASGMDILCHALESYTARPYDTYPRKHPEQRVPYCGANPISDAWSERALHLLARSFRTAVRDGDDPEARSDMALAATFAGLGFGNAGVHIPHANAYPIAGRVKDFHPVGYPAHEPMVPHGMAVSLTAPEAFRFTFSAQPERHLRAAELLAPGMERPADAAEYLPTAIQRLMRDIGMPDGIGGVGYDKGDIPALVDGAMKQQRLLATAPREVTEDDLAGIFDRSLSLW, from the coding sequence ATGAGCAGCACCGTTCCGGCCCGACCCGAGTCCGTGTTCACCTACGGCGCCCCGGCGCTGAAGTTCGGGCCGGGAGCATCCGACGAGATCGGCTTCGACCTCTCCCAGCACGGGGCCCGCCGGGTCCTCGTGATCACCGACGCCGGGGTGGCCGCCACCGGCGCGCCACACCGCATCGCCGAACGGATGACCGCGTTCGGCATCGAGGCCCATGTCTTCGACGGCGCGCATGTGGAGCCCACCGACGTCAGCCTGCGGGAAGCGGTCGACCACGCGCGGGCGTCGGGCCCGTGGGACGCCTTCGTCGCGGTGGGCGGCGGCTCCAGCATCGACACCGCCAAGGCCGTCAACCTGCTCAGCACCAACCCCGGCACGCTGATGGACTACATCAACGCGCCCGTGGGCCGGGCGCTGGCGCCCGAGAACCCGCTCAAACCGCTGGTCGCGGTCCCCACCACCACCGGAACCGGCTCGGAGTCCACCACCATCTGCGTGCTCGACGTGCTGGAGCTGAAGGTGAAGACCGGCATCAGCCACGCCCGGCTGCGGCCCACGCTCGCGGTCATCGACCCGGACCTGACCTTCACCCTGCCCGCCGGGGTGACCGCCGCCAGCGGCATGGACATCCTGTGCCACGCGCTGGAGAGCTACACGGCCCGACCGTACGACACCTACCCGCGCAAACACCCCGAGCAGCGGGTGCCGTACTGCGGCGCCAATCCCATCTCCGACGCGTGGTCGGAACGGGCGCTGCACCTGCTCGCGCGGTCCTTCCGTACCGCGGTCCGCGACGGGGACGATCCCGAGGCGCGCTCCGACATGGCCCTGGCGGCCACCTTCGCCGGCCTCGGGTTCGGCAACGCGGGCGTGCACATCCCGCACGCCAACGCCTACCCGATCGCCGGGCGGGTGAAGGACTTCCACCCCGTCGGCTATCCCGCACACGAGCCGATGGTGCCGCACGGGATGGCCGTCTCGCTCACCGCGCCGGAGGCGTTCCGCTTCACCTTCAGCGCCCAGCCCGAACGCCATCTGCGGGCGGCGGAGCTCCTCGCCCCCGGGATGGAACGCCCCGCCGACGCGGCCGAGTATCTGCCCACCGCGATCCAGCGGTTGATGCGCGACATCGGGATGCCCGACGGCATCGGCGGTGTCGGCTACGACAAGGGCGACATCCCCGCGCTGGTGGACGGCGCCATGAAGCAGCAGCGGCTGCTGGCCACCGCCCCGCGCGAGGTCACCGAGGACGACCTCGCCGGGATCTTCGACCGCTCGCTGTCGCTCTGGTGA
- a CDS encoding FmdB family zinc ribbon protein, producing MAIYELACETGHRFEVIQSFTAPLPSCPECGTATRKIPSSFALGGTATVPPPPERMPQTWKGTYRGDRDYVTAMRRTAESRQKLEERYPELAGDRRPIVAHEGRYEAAPLRAGDALPAPSEGAGHGHAHGHGHAHGHGHGHSHQQGH from the coding sequence ATGGCCATCTATGAACTCGCCTGCGAGACCGGGCACCGCTTCGAGGTGATCCAGTCGTTCACGGCCCCGCTGCCGAGCTGCCCGGAGTGCGGGACCGCGACCCGCAAGATTCCCAGCAGCTTCGCCCTCGGCGGCACCGCCACAGTGCCACCGCCGCCGGAGCGGATGCCACAGACCTGGAAGGGGACCTACCGGGGCGACCGCGACTACGTCACCGCCATGCGGCGCACCGCCGAGTCCCGGCAGAAGCTGGAGGAGAGGTACCCCGAACTCGCGGGCGACCGGCGGCCGATCGTCGCCCACGAGGGCAGATACGAGGCGGCCCCGCTGCGCGCCGGGGACGCGCTGCCCGCGCCGTCCGAGGGAGCAGGACATGGGCACGCACACGGACACGGCCACGCACACGGGCACGGGCACGGGCACTCACACCAGCAGGGCCACTGA
- a CDS encoding LLM class flavin-dependent oxidoreductase, with protein MPASASTPASSVEFIGMIETQEASETRPATGPVIDPEYTTRFARAHEDAGFDRILIGYSSRRPDGTQVAAHVAARTERIGLLIAHRPGFVAPTLAARSFATLDQFTGGRVAVHTITGGNGAEQRKDGDFLDKEERYERTDEYLGILRRAWSSDEPFSHEGRHYRFEDYSSQVLPYRATGIPLYFGGSSEAAYRVGGKHADTFALWGEPLAETAEQIASVRAAATAAGRAEAPGISVSFRPILAATEELAWERAHRVLDTIRAGGGRPFFHQQNGERAPQNAGSQRLLAAAAKADRHDRALWTPTATATGAGGNTTALVGTPETVAQALLDYVDIGATTLLIRGYDPLDDAIDYGRHLIPLVRQELAHRAATAPSAQAAPVAQAAPAR; from the coding sequence ATGCCCGCTTCCGCCTCAACACCCGCGTCGTCGGTCGAGTTCATCGGCATGATCGAGACCCAGGAGGCCTCCGAGACCCGGCCCGCCACCGGTCCGGTGATCGACCCGGAGTACACCACCCGCTTCGCCCGCGCCCACGAGGACGCGGGCTTCGACCGGATCCTCATCGGCTACAGCTCCCGTCGGCCCGACGGAACCCAGGTGGCCGCGCATGTGGCGGCCCGTACCGAGCGGATCGGTCTGCTCATCGCCCACCGCCCCGGTTTCGTCGCCCCCACCCTCGCCGCGCGGAGCTTCGCCACCCTCGACCAGTTCACCGGCGGGCGCGTGGCCGTGCACACCATCACCGGTGGCAACGGCGCGGAGCAGCGCAAGGACGGCGACTTCCTGGACAAGGAGGAGCGTTACGAGCGCACCGACGAGTATCTGGGCATCCTGCGGCGTGCCTGGTCCTCCGACGAGCCGTTCAGCCACGAGGGCCGCCACTACCGGTTCGAGGACTACTCCTCCCAGGTCCTGCCGTACCGGGCCACCGGTATCCCGCTGTACTTCGGCGGGTCCTCCGAGGCCGCCTACCGGGTGGGCGGCAAGCACGCCGACACCTTCGCGCTGTGGGGCGAACCGCTCGCGGAGACCGCCGAGCAGATCGCCTCCGTACGCGCCGCCGCGACGGCCGCCGGACGTGCCGAGGCGCCCGGGATCAGCGTGTCCTTCCGTCCGATCCTGGCGGCCACCGAGGAACTGGCCTGGGAACGGGCCCACCGCGTCCTGGACACCATCAGGGCCGGGGGCGGACGCCCGTTCTTCCACCAGCAGAACGGCGAGCGCGCACCCCAGAACGCCGGGTCCCAGCGGCTCCTCGCCGCCGCCGCCAAGGCCGACCGCCACGACCGGGCGCTGTGGACCCCCACCGCCACCGCGACCGGCGCGGGCGGCAACACCACCGCCCTCGTCGGCACCCCCGAGACGGTCGCCCAGGCGCTGCTGGACTATGTGGACATCGGCGCCACCACCCTCCTCATCCGTGGTTACGACCCGCTCGACGACGCCATCGACTACGGCCGCCATCTGATCCCCCTCGTACGCCAGGAACTCGCCCACCGCGCCGCCACCGCGCCGTCCGCCCAGGCCGCGCCGGTCGCCCAGGCGGCCCCGGCCAGGTGA
- a CDS encoding LLM class flavin-dependent oxidoreductase has protein sequence MPLTSKPLRKLGFLTIGLFDAADPRRGHESTLEIIELGERLGFDSAWVRHRHLQYGISSPVAVLAAVSQRTSRIELGTAVIPMGWENPLRLAEDLATVDILSGGRLNPGVSAGPPHHYDQVKGALHPDTADAEDFSHERVRRLLDCVRGEPVTDFSGVEGFEVFSDRVQPHAPGLGRRMWYGGGSLRSAQWAGEHGMNLLTSSVVKAEESEDFAGIQLSHIRTFRAHHPDGDRARVSQGLVVIPTDTASPEQRAKYERYAQQRLPRTAAPQGPARMMFAPDLVGPSEDIAERLISHAAFREVEEVAFALPFIFDHEDYVQILTDIATRLAPALGWQPAAP, from the coding sequence GTGCCGCTGACCTCGAAACCCCTGCGCAAGCTGGGCTTCTTGACCATTGGGCTGTTCGACGCGGCCGACCCCCGCCGGGGCCATGAGTCGACACTCGAGATCATCGAACTGGGTGAGCGGCTGGGTTTCGACAGCGCCTGGGTGCGCCACCGCCATCTGCAATACGGCATCTCCTCTCCCGTGGCCGTTCTGGCGGCGGTCTCGCAGCGCACCAGCCGCATCGAACTGGGCACGGCCGTCATCCCCATGGGATGGGAGAATCCCCTGCGGCTGGCCGAGGACCTGGCGACGGTCGACATCCTGTCCGGGGGCCGTCTCAACCCCGGGGTCAGTGCCGGTCCGCCGCACCACTACGACCAGGTCAAGGGCGCGCTCCACCCCGACACCGCCGACGCCGAGGACTTCAGCCACGAGCGGGTGCGACGGCTGCTGGACTGCGTACGCGGCGAACCGGTCACCGACTTCAGCGGTGTCGAGGGCTTCGAGGTGTTCTCCGACCGCGTCCAGCCGCACGCCCCGGGGCTCGGCCGCCGCATGTGGTACGGCGGGGGCAGCCTGCGGTCGGCCCAGTGGGCCGGTGAGCACGGAATGAACCTGCTCACCAGCAGTGTGGTGAAGGCGGAGGAGTCCGAGGACTTCGCCGGGATCCAGCTCTCGCACATCCGGACCTTCCGCGCCCACCACCCCGACGGCGACCGCGCCCGGGTGTCCCAGGGGCTCGTCGTCATCCCCACCGACACCGCCTCACCCGAGCAGCGCGCGAAGTACGAGCGGTACGCCCAGCAGCGGCTGCCGCGTACCGCCGCTCCCCAGGGACCGGCGCGCATGATGTTCGCGCCCGATCTCGTCGGCCCCTCCGAGGACATCGCCGAACGCCTCATCTCGCACGCCGCGTTCCGGGAGGTCGAGGAGGTGGCGTTCGCGCTGCCCTTCATCTTCGACCACGAGGACTACGTCCAGATCCTCACCGACATCGCCACCAGGCTCGCCCCGGCACTGGGCTGGCAACCGGCCGCCCCGTAG